The following proteins are co-located in the Paenibacillus sp. JNUCC32 genome:
- a CDS encoding YmfQ family protein → MNNTRMNSLRGRELFSYLPAYYETSRVMQSDMDAKGSELDALYQALNSAADQFFVRTATWGLERWEMELGIPTDRNKPIEQRRAVLESKMRGAGTFSGALVKNVAEAYDGGTVEVSFQPEEWGFTVKFVDTLGIPPNLEDLKAAIEEIKPAHLAVAYAFNYLLIRDIHDVMTLGELGQTPLNKFAGGV, encoded by the coding sequence GTGAATAATACCCGAATGAACAGCTTGCGCGGTCGCGAGCTGTTTTCTTATCTACCGGCCTATTACGAGACTTCCCGCGTCATGCAATCCGATATGGATGCCAAGGGCAGCGAGCTGGACGCGCTTTATCAGGCGCTGAACTCAGCCGCAGACCAGTTTTTTGTCCGTACAGCAACCTGGGGCCTGGAGCGCTGGGAGATGGAGCTCGGTATTCCCACCGACCGGAACAAGCCGATCGAGCAGCGGCGGGCGGTACTGGAGTCCAAGATGCGCGGAGCGGGAACCTTCTCCGGAGCGCTCGTGAAAAACGTGGCGGAGGCTTATGACGGCGGCACGGTCGAGGTATCTTTTCAGCCCGAGGAATGGGGCTTCACGGTTAAATTCGTGGATACGCTCGGCATCCCGCCGAATCTGGAGGATCTGAAGGCAGCGATCGAGGAGATCAAGCCAGCGCATCTGGCGGTGGCGTATGCGTTCAACTACTTGCTCATACGCGATATTCATGACGTGATGACTTTGGGCGAGCTGGGCCAGACGCCGTTAAACAAATTTGCAGGAGGTGTTTGA
- a CDS encoding phage tail sheath family protein, whose product MAGGTWTTPNKVRPGVYTQISSQEQPIGRVGERGIAALGLSLPWGEPQKILTIKPGTNLVEVLGYDITAPQLLSVKETLKRAGTLLLYRLNSGVQAAGSVAGLKATALYGGERGNDIQIVVENAVDDPGKFVVSTLLSGKVVDKQLVASAAELQPNLYVTFAPDTGDLAATAGFALTGGANGTVTNQEHVDFLAALEVQDFQTVGLLSADPTLKSLYTAFVKRLREQEGKKVQAVLSDYPTADYEGIISVKNGVVLTDGTIVDKVKAVAWVTGATAAAAVNESLTYAAYDEAVDTDVRLSHTEIEEALTKGEFLFSYSGGKAVVEQDINSFTSIEPAKARHFSKNRVVRVLDGIANDLKLIFEKSYIGKVDNNVDGRTLFWAECAAYFASLQNIGAIQNFDANEDIVVTPGTEGDVLFVDIKVQPVDAIEKVYMKVKVV is encoded by the coding sequence ATGGCCGGAGGAACATGGACAACACCCAACAAAGTAAGACCAGGCGTTTACACCCAAATCTCATCGCAGGAGCAGCCGATCGGGCGCGTAGGTGAAAGGGGGATTGCCGCACTGGGCTTGTCCCTTCCATGGGGAGAACCGCAAAAGATTCTGACAATCAAACCAGGTACCAATCTGGTTGAGGTGCTGGGTTATGATATCACGGCACCGCAGCTGCTTTCGGTAAAAGAAACCCTCAAGCGTGCTGGCACACTTCTGTTGTACCGCTTGAACAGTGGCGTACAGGCGGCCGGATCTGTGGCCGGACTGAAAGCAACCGCTCTTTACGGCGGAGAGCGTGGGAATGACATCCAAATCGTTGTTGAGAACGCGGTGGATGATCCCGGCAAGTTTGTGGTCAGCACGCTGCTGAGCGGCAAAGTTGTGGACAAGCAGCTAGTAGCGAGTGCGGCAGAACTGCAGCCGAACCTGTACGTAACCTTCGCACCGGATACCGGCGATTTGGCGGCTACAGCAGGATTTGCTCTGACTGGCGGCGCTAACGGCACCGTGACGAACCAGGAGCATGTGGACTTCCTTGCCGCGCTTGAGGTCCAAGACTTCCAGACCGTTGGCCTGTTGTCTGCGGACCCCACGCTCAAGTCCTTGTATACCGCTTTCGTCAAGCGGCTTCGCGAGCAGGAAGGCAAGAAGGTCCAAGCTGTATTGTCCGACTATCCAACTGCGGATTATGAAGGAATCATCTCCGTGAAAAATGGCGTTGTTCTCACCGACGGCACCATAGTAGACAAGGTGAAGGCGGTGGCTTGGGTCACAGGAGCCACTGCTGCGGCAGCGGTTAACGAATCCTTGACGTATGCGGCTTACGATGAAGCGGTGGATACCGATGTTCGCTTGAGCCATACGGAGATTGAAGAAGCGCTGACGAAGGGCGAGTTCCTGTTCAGCTACAGCGGCGGCAAGGCCGTGGTCGAGCAGGATATTAACAGCTTTACATCGATTGAGCCGGCCAAAGCGCGCCATTTTTCCAAAAACCGTGTGGTCCGTGTGCTGGATGGCATTGCGAATGATTTGAAGCTGATTTTTGAGAAGTCCTATATCGGGAAGGTAGACAACAATGTGGATGGCCGGACGCTGTTTTGGGCGGAATGCGCGGCGTATTTTGCGTCTTTGCAGAATATCGGGGCTATCCAGAATTTCGATGCGAACGAAGATATTGTGGTGACGCCGGGCACGGAAGGCGATGTGTTGTTTGTGGATATCAAGGTACAGCCGGTGGATGCGATTGAAAAAGTATACATGAAAGTGAAGGTGGTCTAA
- a CDS encoding baseplate J/gp47 family protein: MVDLPLYLLDQTEENIMNRMLNKVPSDIDKSEGSFIWDAQAPVAFMLSEAALWAQELLRRGFASTVASDHPDIRSAELDLRTAEHGITRREAVASSGSVVFTGKPGTTVPAGTYVATPADEGSGESSVEYVTTSGVMLSDLGTGSAPIRAVMPGSSGNVPAGVIQLMMTSVSGVTSVTNPEPTRSGTDTESDQSLLERFYAKVRSQGTSGNKAQYMQWANEIAGVGGVEVAPLWKGPGTVGLYLLDTDKRAASPDIVDAVQQHIDPSQDGQGEGVAPAGPVITVMPAAEVPIDISVKVQRTQEQPSTMDEIRKLIEDGVRTYLQQIAFNRKDPLVRYTRIAAVLLDIPIIVDYSDLTINGHTEQQNIEIGSGQVAVLGTVSVSE, translated from the coding sequence ATGGTAGATTTGCCGTTGTATTTGTTGGATCAGACGGAAGAGAACATTATGAACCGCATGCTGAACAAAGTGCCTTCGGACATCGACAAGTCGGAGGGCTCTTTTATTTGGGATGCGCAGGCGCCGGTCGCGTTTATGCTGTCCGAAGCAGCCTTGTGGGCACAGGAGCTGCTGCGTCGAGGCTTTGCAAGCACCGTGGCAAGTGATCATCCAGATATCCGTTCCGCCGAACTCGATCTGAGGACGGCAGAGCATGGGATTACCCGGCGGGAAGCGGTCGCATCGTCCGGCAGCGTTGTGTTTACGGGGAAGCCGGGGACGACCGTGCCTGCCGGAACCTATGTCGCTACGCCAGCCGATGAGGGCTCCGGGGAATCCTCCGTGGAGTATGTGACAACATCAGGCGTTATGCTGAGTGATTTGGGTACCGGTTCGGCGCCAATCCGAGCTGTCATGCCGGGCAGCAGCGGCAATGTTCCTGCAGGCGTCATTCAGCTTATGATGACGTCGGTCAGCGGCGTAACATCGGTTACGAACCCGGAACCGACGCGTAGCGGGACGGATACCGAAAGCGATCAGTCGCTTCTGGAGCGTTTTTACGCGAAAGTCCGAAGTCAGGGAACGAGCGGCAACAAAGCGCAGTACATGCAGTGGGCCAATGAGATTGCCGGCGTTGGCGGCGTGGAAGTGGCGCCGTTGTGGAAAGGGCCCGGCACCGTTGGGCTGTATCTACTGGATACGGACAAGCGTGCGGCAAGCCCGGATATCGTGGATGCCGTTCAGCAGCACATTGACCCGTCGCAGGATGGACAGGGAGAAGGCGTAGCCCCGGCGGGTCCCGTTATTACCGTGATGCCAGCGGCGGAAGTTCCGATTGATATCTCCGTCAAAGTGCAGCGTACGCAGGAGCAGCCTTCGACGATGGACGAAATTCGGAAGCTGATCGAGGATGGCGTTCGGACGTATTTACAGCAGATTGCTTTTAACAGGAAAGATCCGTTGGTAAGATACACTCGTATTGCCGCCGTACTGCTGGATATTCCGATTATCGTCGACTACTCGGATTTGACGATTAACGGCCATACCGAGCAGCAAAACATTGAAATTGGCTCCGGTCAGGTCGCGGTGCTCGGGACGGTGAGCGTAAGTGAATAA
- a CDS encoding LysM peptidoglycan-binding domain-containing protein, whose translation MSDYGFFLSFNNQEEVFRFPVNPERIDVKDSGEGKSYTVAGLGEVNAILYPKLTEISFESFFPGRAYPFVHLGSDQKLKLPIEYVNTIKGWMESRRPVRFVMTGLVPDPLSGTDGKNVVRAMKSFGINMAASIESFNWNTMSGSPEDIEFSITLKRYVFYGARKVMPVKDKKAAAVKTKDRPDDRKKPTSYTVAKGDTLWSIAQKLLGSGSRHADIQNLNGIKDHEVRKLAVGRVLKIP comes from the coding sequence ATGAGCGATTACGGATTTTTTCTGAGCTTCAATAACCAGGAGGAGGTTTTTCGATTTCCGGTGAATCCTGAGCGGATTGACGTCAAGGATAGCGGTGAAGGCAAATCCTATACGGTCGCGGGACTTGGCGAAGTGAATGCGATTCTGTACCCGAAGCTGACGGAGATCTCGTTTGAAAGCTTTTTTCCGGGGAGGGCATATCCCTTTGTCCATCTAGGGTCTGACCAGAAGCTGAAGCTTCCGATTGAATACGTAAATACCATTAAAGGCTGGATGGAGTCACGCCGACCTGTTCGCTTTGTTATGACTGGGCTTGTTCCCGATCCGCTGAGCGGTACGGATGGCAAGAATGTGGTGCGGGCGATGAAGTCTTTTGGCATCAACATGGCGGCCTCCATCGAAAGTTTCAACTGGAATACGATGTCCGGATCGCCGGAAGATATCGAGTTCTCGATCACGCTTAAGCGTTATGTGTTCTATGGGGCACGCAAGGTTATGCCGGTTAAGGACAAAAAGGCCGCTGCGGTGAAAACCAAAGACAGGCCGGATGACCGCAAAAAACCAACCTCCTATACGGTTGCCAAAGGCGACACCCTGTGGAGCATTGCCCAAAAGCTGCTTGGCAGCGGTTCCCGTCATGCGGACATCCAAAATCTGAACGGAATCAAGGACCATGAGGTCCGGAAGCTGGCCGTCGGCCGGGTTCTGAAGATTCCCTAA
- a CDS encoding phage tail assembly chaperone codes for MSDFSMFFAGQSSAEITEDFVVSVRFKNAEGSPVPWKLRSITEEENQECRKAATRKVKGKNGVFTPEIDPNDYMAKLMVSSVIYPDLKNSELQKSYGVLGAESLLRKMLLPGEFAALGERVQALNGFDRDMNDLVDDVKN; via the coding sequence ATGAGCGATTTTAGCATGTTTTTTGCTGGGCAGTCGTCTGCGGAGATCACGGAGGATTTCGTGGTCTCTGTTCGTTTTAAGAACGCGGAAGGGAGCCCCGTGCCTTGGAAGCTGCGCAGCATCACGGAGGAAGAGAACCAGGAGTGCCGCAAAGCGGCTACGCGTAAGGTCAAGGGCAAGAACGGCGTCTTCACGCCGGAAATCGACCCGAATGACTATATGGCGAAGCTGATGGTATCGAGTGTCATTTACCCGGATTTGAAAAACAGCGAGCTGCAAAAATCCTACGGCGTGCTCGGTGCAGAATCCCTGCTCCGCAAAATGCTGCTGCCCGGCGAGTTCGCTGCGCTTGGCGAGCGGGTGCAAGCCCTGAATGGTTTTGACCGCGATATGAACGATCTGGTGGATGACGTAAAAAACTAA
- a CDS encoding phage tail terminator family protein: MLTQHIRNALASQLSSSFPDIPLITKEDADLLPPAPYFQTELTLAEFEPISTSRYAARFRFRISYVPVEGKSVATIMDEMLECLTSLDVEGRPCRASSVAWERPTGNDGTSGEGFFRAEYVIQLTTDQVETESKMQTLKQGGGLK; this comes from the coding sequence ATGCTCACCCAACACATACGTAACGCCCTAGCATCCCAACTATCCAGCTCCTTCCCCGACATCCCCCTCATCACCAAAGAGGATGCCGACCTATTACCTCCAGCTCCATACTTCCAAACCGAGCTAACCCTAGCCGAGTTCGAGCCGATATCGACAAGTCGATATGCGGCTCGTTTTCGTTTCCGCATCTCTTACGTACCAGTGGAAGGGAAGTCGGTGGCAACGATCATGGACGAGATGCTGGAATGCCTGACATCCCTTGATGTCGAAGGCCGTCCTTGCCGCGCCTCATCAGTGGCGTGGGAGCGACCAACGGGGAATGATGGGACATCAGGGGAAGGATTTTTTCGCGCAGAGTATGTCATTCAGCTCACGACCGATCAGGTCGAAACGGAAAGCAAGATGCAAACATTGAAACAGGGAGGCGGATTGAAATGA
- a CDS encoding phage tail tube protein, which produces MAFLRASDTISGQEGKAFVKIGDRMEEMFYIKTLEATVEKEKAELKTMGQRAVQHKAIGWKGSGTMTIYYVTTLFRELMMEYIQTGKDAYLMIEVRNEDPGSTTGRQTVILEGVNLDSVIMASLDTEAEALEEEVAFTFENVRIETPFNPLA; this is translated from the coding sequence ATGGCATTTTTGCGGGCAAGCGACACGATTTCGGGGCAAGAGGGTAAGGCATTCGTCAAAATTGGCGATCGTATGGAGGAAATGTTCTACATTAAAACACTGGAAGCTACGGTGGAGAAGGAAAAAGCCGAGCTGAAAACGATGGGCCAACGTGCCGTACAGCATAAAGCCATTGGCTGGAAGGGCAGCGGCACGATGACCATTTATTATGTGACCACGCTGTTCCGCGAGCTGATGATGGAATACATCCAAACCGGCAAAGACGCCTACTTAATGATCGAAGTGCGCAATGAGGATCCGGGATCGACCACGGGACGTCAGACGGTGATTTTGGAAGGGGTCAACCTGGACAGCGTGATTATGGCATCGCTCGACACTGAAGCGGAGGCGCTGGAGGAAGAAGTGGCCTTCACGTTTGAGAATGTGCGGATTGAGACGCCGTTTAACCCATTGGCCTAA